A genomic region of Arvicola amphibius chromosome X, mArvAmp1.2, whole genome shotgun sequence contains the following coding sequences:
- the Tbl1x gene encoding F-box-like/WD repeat-containing protein TBL1X isoform X2 yields the protein MSALTRNFCNLKVLKRRQTNKNKGGSHLIETKTSSPQGEAKMSITSDEVNFLVYRYLQESGFSHSAFTFGIESHISQSNINGTLVPPAALISILQKGLQYVEAEISINEDGTVFDGRPIESLSLIDAVMPDVVQTRQQAFREKLAQQQASAAAAAAAAAATAAATAATTPAAAAQQNPPKNGEATVNGEENGAHALNNHSKPMEIDGEVEIPSSKATVLRGHESEVFICAWNPVSDLLASGSGDSTARIWNLNENSSGGSTQLVLRHCIREGGHDVPSNKDVTSLDWNSDGTLLATGSYDGFARIWTEDGNLASTLGQHKGPIFALKWNKKGNYILSAGVDKTTIIWDAHTGEAKQQFPFHSAPALDVDWQNNTTFASCSTDMCIHVCRLSCDRPIKTFQGHTNEVNAIKWDPSGMLLASCSDDMTLKIWSMKQDICVHDLQAHSKEIYTIKWSPTGPGTSNPNSNIMLASASFDSTVRLWDVERGVCIHTLTKHQEPVYSVAFSPDGKYLASGSFDKCVHIWNTQSGGIVHSYRGTGGIFEVCWNARGDKVGASASDGSVCVLDLRK from the exons AGGGTGGCTCCCACTTGATAGAGACGAAGACCTCATCGCCGCAAGGTGAGGCTAAGATGAGCATCACCAGCGACGAGGTGAACTTTTTGGTATATCGCTACCTCCAGGAATCAG GTTTTTCCCACTCCGCCTTCACGTTTGGGATCGAAAGCCACATTAGCCAGTCCAATATCAATGGGACACTAGTGCCGCCGGCTGCCCTCATCTCCATTCTTCAGAAGGGACTGCAGTATGTGGAGGCGGAGATCAGTATCAATGAG GATGGCACGGTATTTGATGGGCGTCCCATTGAGTCCCTATCGTTGATTGATGCTGTGATGCCTGATGTGGTACAGACAAGACAGCAAGCCTTTCGAGAGAAGCTCGCTCAGCAGCAAGCCAgtgcagcggcggcggcggcagcggccgCCGCCACAGccgcagccacagcagccacaacACCAGCAGCTGCTGCCCAGCAGAACCCACCAAAGAATGGAGAAGCCACCGTGAATGGGGAAGAGAATGGAGCCCATGCATTAA ATAATCATTCAAAACCAATGGAAATAGATGGGGAAGTTGAAATTCCATCGAGCAAAGCGACGGTCCTTCGAGGCCATGAGTCTGAGGTGTTCATTTGTGCCTGGAATCCTGTTAGTGACCTACTTGCTTCTGG ATCTGGAGACTCCACTGCAAGGATATGGAACCTTAATGAGAACAGCAGTGGGGGTTCCACACAGCTCGTGCTAAGGCACTGTATACGCGAAGGTGGACACGATGTTCCAAGTAATAAGGATGTCACCTCACTGGACTGGAAC AGCGATGGGACACTGTTGGCAACAGGTTCCTATGATGGTTTTGCAAGAATATGGACAGAAGATG GTAACCTAGCCAGCACCTTAGGTCAGCATAAAGGCCCCATCTTTGCCTTGAAGTGGAACAAAAAGGGGAATTATATTTTGAGTGCTGGTGTAGATAAG ACAACAATAATTTGGGATGCCCACACAGGAGAAGCCAAACAACAGTTTCCTTTTCATTCAG CACCTGCCTTGGATGTGGACTGGCAAAACAACACTACCTTTGCCTCATGCAGCACAgacatgtgcattcatgtgtgcaggCTTAGCTGTGACCGCCCCATCAAAACCTTCCAAGGACATACT AATGAGGTCAATGCTATCAAATGGGATCCTTCTGGAATGTTGCTAGCCTCCTGCTCTGATGACATGACATTAAAG ATCTGGAGTATGAAGCAGGATATATGTGTCCATGACCTCCAAGCTCACAGCAAAGAGATATATACCATCAAGTGGAGTCCCACAGGACCAGGCACCAGCAACCCGAATTCTAACATCATGTTAGCAAG TGCTTCATTTGATTCTACGGTTCGACTGTGGGATGTGGAGCGAGGCGTTTGCATCCACACACTGACCAAGCATCAAGAGCCTGTCTACAGTGTGGCGTTCAGCCCTGATGGGAAATATTTGGCCAGTGGGTCCTTTGACAAGTGTGTCCATATCTGGAATACTCAG agtgGAGGTATCGTCCACAGCTACCGAGGCACAGGTGGCATATTTGAGGTGTGCTGGAATGCTCGAGGAGACAAAGTGGGTGCCAGTGCTTCAGATGGCTCT GTCTGTGTTTTAGATCTCCGAAAGTAA
- the Tbl1x gene encoding F-box-like/WD repeat-containing protein TBL1X isoform X3 codes for MSITSDEVNFLVYRYLQESGFSHSAFTFGIESHISQSNINGTLVPPAALISILQKGLQYVEAEISINEDGTVFDGRPIESLSLIDAVMPDVVQTRQQAFREKLAQQQASAAAAAAAAAATAAATAATTPAAAAQQNPPKNGEATVNGEENGAHALNNHSKPMEIDGEVEIPSSKATVLRGHESEVFICAWNPVSDLLASGSGDSTARIWNLNENSSGGSTQLVLRHCIREGGHDVPSNKDVTSLDWNSDGTLLATGSYDGFARIWTEDGNLASTLGQHKGPIFALKWNKKGNYILSAGVDKTTIIWDAHTGEAKQQFPFHSAPALDVDWQNNTTFASCSTDMCIHVCRLSCDRPIKTFQGHTNEVNAIKWDPSGMLLASCSDDMTLKIWSMKQDICVHDLQAHSKEIYTIKWSPTGPGTSNPNSNIMLASASFDSTVRLWDVERGVCIHTLTKHQEPVYSVAFSPDGKYLASGSFDKCVHIWNTQSGGIVHSYRGTGGIFEVCWNARGDKVGASASDGSVCVLDLRK; via the exons ATGAGCATCACCAGCGACGAGGTGAACTTTTTGGTATATCGCTACCTCCAGGAATCAG GTTTTTCCCACTCCGCCTTCACGTTTGGGATCGAAAGCCACATTAGCCAGTCCAATATCAATGGGACACTAGTGCCGCCGGCTGCCCTCATCTCCATTCTTCAGAAGGGACTGCAGTATGTGGAGGCGGAGATCAGTATCAATGAG GATGGCACGGTATTTGATGGGCGTCCCATTGAGTCCCTATCGTTGATTGATGCTGTGATGCCTGATGTGGTACAGACAAGACAGCAAGCCTTTCGAGAGAAGCTCGCTCAGCAGCAAGCCAgtgcagcggcggcggcggcagcggccgCCGCCACAGccgcagccacagcagccacaacACCAGCAGCTGCTGCCCAGCAGAACCCACCAAAGAATGGAGAAGCCACCGTGAATGGGGAAGAGAATGGAGCCCATGCATTAA ATAATCATTCAAAACCAATGGAAATAGATGGGGAAGTTGAAATTCCATCGAGCAAAGCGACGGTCCTTCGAGGCCATGAGTCTGAGGTGTTCATTTGTGCCTGGAATCCTGTTAGTGACCTACTTGCTTCTGG ATCTGGAGACTCCACTGCAAGGATATGGAACCTTAATGAGAACAGCAGTGGGGGTTCCACACAGCTCGTGCTAAGGCACTGTATACGCGAAGGTGGACACGATGTTCCAAGTAATAAGGATGTCACCTCACTGGACTGGAAC AGCGATGGGACACTGTTGGCAACAGGTTCCTATGATGGTTTTGCAAGAATATGGACAGAAGATG GTAACCTAGCCAGCACCTTAGGTCAGCATAAAGGCCCCATCTTTGCCTTGAAGTGGAACAAAAAGGGGAATTATATTTTGAGTGCTGGTGTAGATAAG ACAACAATAATTTGGGATGCCCACACAGGAGAAGCCAAACAACAGTTTCCTTTTCATTCAG CACCTGCCTTGGATGTGGACTGGCAAAACAACACTACCTTTGCCTCATGCAGCACAgacatgtgcattcatgtgtgcaggCTTAGCTGTGACCGCCCCATCAAAACCTTCCAAGGACATACT AATGAGGTCAATGCTATCAAATGGGATCCTTCTGGAATGTTGCTAGCCTCCTGCTCTGATGACATGACATTAAAG ATCTGGAGTATGAAGCAGGATATATGTGTCCATGACCTCCAAGCTCACAGCAAAGAGATATATACCATCAAGTGGAGTCCCACAGGACCAGGCACCAGCAACCCGAATTCTAACATCATGTTAGCAAG TGCTTCATTTGATTCTACGGTTCGACTGTGGGATGTGGAGCGAGGCGTTTGCATCCACACACTGACCAAGCATCAAGAGCCTGTCTACAGTGTGGCGTTCAGCCCTGATGGGAAATATTTGGCCAGTGGGTCCTTTGACAAGTGTGTCCATATCTGGAATACTCAG agtgGAGGTATCGTCCACAGCTACCGAGGCACAGGTGGCATATTTGAGGTGTGCTGGAATGCTCGAGGAGACAAAGTGGGTGCCAGTGCTTCAGATGGCTCT GTCTGTGTTTTAGATCTCCGAAAGTAA
- the Tbl1x gene encoding F-box-like/WD repeat-containing protein TBL1X isoform X1, protein MSALTRNRNFCNLKVLKRRQTNKNKGGSHLIETKTSSPQGEAKMSITSDEVNFLVYRYLQESGFSHSAFTFGIESHISQSNINGTLVPPAALISILQKGLQYVEAEISINEDGTVFDGRPIESLSLIDAVMPDVVQTRQQAFREKLAQQQASAAAAAAAAAATAAATAATTPAAAAQQNPPKNGEATVNGEENGAHALNNHSKPMEIDGEVEIPSSKATVLRGHESEVFICAWNPVSDLLASGSGDSTARIWNLNENSSGGSTQLVLRHCIREGGHDVPSNKDVTSLDWNSDGTLLATGSYDGFARIWTEDGNLASTLGQHKGPIFALKWNKKGNYILSAGVDKTTIIWDAHTGEAKQQFPFHSAPALDVDWQNNTTFASCSTDMCIHVCRLSCDRPIKTFQGHTNEVNAIKWDPSGMLLASCSDDMTLKIWSMKQDICVHDLQAHSKEIYTIKWSPTGPGTSNPNSNIMLASASFDSTVRLWDVERGVCIHTLTKHQEPVYSVAFSPDGKYLASGSFDKCVHIWNTQSGGIVHSYRGTGGIFEVCWNARGDKVGASASDGSVCVLDLRK, encoded by the exons AGGGTGGCTCCCACTTGATAGAGACGAAGACCTCATCGCCGCAAGGTGAGGCTAAGATGAGCATCACCAGCGACGAGGTGAACTTTTTGGTATATCGCTACCTCCAGGAATCAG GTTTTTCCCACTCCGCCTTCACGTTTGGGATCGAAAGCCACATTAGCCAGTCCAATATCAATGGGACACTAGTGCCGCCGGCTGCCCTCATCTCCATTCTTCAGAAGGGACTGCAGTATGTGGAGGCGGAGATCAGTATCAATGAG GATGGCACGGTATTTGATGGGCGTCCCATTGAGTCCCTATCGTTGATTGATGCTGTGATGCCTGATGTGGTACAGACAAGACAGCAAGCCTTTCGAGAGAAGCTCGCTCAGCAGCAAGCCAgtgcagcggcggcggcggcagcggccgCCGCCACAGccgcagccacagcagccacaacACCAGCAGCTGCTGCCCAGCAGAACCCACCAAAGAATGGAGAAGCCACCGTGAATGGGGAAGAGAATGGAGCCCATGCATTAA ATAATCATTCAAAACCAATGGAAATAGATGGGGAAGTTGAAATTCCATCGAGCAAAGCGACGGTCCTTCGAGGCCATGAGTCTGAGGTGTTCATTTGTGCCTGGAATCCTGTTAGTGACCTACTTGCTTCTGG ATCTGGAGACTCCACTGCAAGGATATGGAACCTTAATGAGAACAGCAGTGGGGGTTCCACACAGCTCGTGCTAAGGCACTGTATACGCGAAGGTGGACACGATGTTCCAAGTAATAAGGATGTCACCTCACTGGACTGGAAC AGCGATGGGACACTGTTGGCAACAGGTTCCTATGATGGTTTTGCAAGAATATGGACAGAAGATG GTAACCTAGCCAGCACCTTAGGTCAGCATAAAGGCCCCATCTTTGCCTTGAAGTGGAACAAAAAGGGGAATTATATTTTGAGTGCTGGTGTAGATAAG ACAACAATAATTTGGGATGCCCACACAGGAGAAGCCAAACAACAGTTTCCTTTTCATTCAG CACCTGCCTTGGATGTGGACTGGCAAAACAACACTACCTTTGCCTCATGCAGCACAgacatgtgcattcatgtgtgcaggCTTAGCTGTGACCGCCCCATCAAAACCTTCCAAGGACATACT AATGAGGTCAATGCTATCAAATGGGATCCTTCTGGAATGTTGCTAGCCTCCTGCTCTGATGACATGACATTAAAG ATCTGGAGTATGAAGCAGGATATATGTGTCCATGACCTCCAAGCTCACAGCAAAGAGATATATACCATCAAGTGGAGTCCCACAGGACCAGGCACCAGCAACCCGAATTCTAACATCATGTTAGCAAG TGCTTCATTTGATTCTACGGTTCGACTGTGGGATGTGGAGCGAGGCGTTTGCATCCACACACTGACCAAGCATCAAGAGCCTGTCTACAGTGTGGCGTTCAGCCCTGATGGGAAATATTTGGCCAGTGGGTCCTTTGACAAGTGTGTCCATATCTGGAATACTCAG agtgGAGGTATCGTCCACAGCTACCGAGGCACAGGTGGCATATTTGAGGTGTGCTGGAATGCTCGAGGAGACAAAGTGGGTGCCAGTGCTTCAGATGGCTCT GTCTGTGTTTTAGATCTCCGAAAGTAA